DNA from Pseudomonadota bacterium:
GGACATCGACTGCGGCTACTGCCGCAAGCTGCACCAGGAGATCGCCCAGCTGAACGATCTCGGCATCAAGGTGAGCTACGCCCTGTACCCGCGCAGCGGCCCGAACTCGCCGTCGTGGACCAAGGCCGTCGAGGTGTTCTGCGCTGACGATCGCAACGCGGCGCTCACCAATGCCAAGGCTGGTATCGATGTGCAGGCCGAGTCCTGCGAGACCGATGCGGTGGACAAGGGCTGGAACGTGGGACGTAACGCCGGCGTCACCGGGACGCCGGCTATCGTCACCGAGAGCGGTTATCTGATCGGGGGCTACCTGCCGGCACCGCAGCTGAAGGCGCGCCTGGAGCAGATCGCGGGCGGCAACGAAAGCTGATCGCTCTTCGTTCGCTAGCATCCTCAGCCGCTGCGTTCCACATCGGGGCGCAGCGGCTGATTGCGTTCAGCGCTCCAGGTATTGGAGCTTGTCTTCCACCTTATCCCACTCGCCCGCATCGTCCGGAGAGTCCTTCTTCTCCGTGATCACCGGCCAGTTCTTGGACAGCTCGGCGTTGAGCTCGAGGAACTGGTGCTGCCCATCGGGCAACTCGTCCTCCGAGTAGATCGCCTCGACCGGGCACTCCGGCTCGCACAGGGTGCAGTCGATGCACTCCTCCGGGTCGATTACGAGGAAGTTCGGTCCCTCGTGAAAGCAGTCGACGGGGCACACTTCCACGCAGTCGGTGTATTTGCACTTGATGCACGATTCGGTAACCACGAAGGTCATTCGCCTGGAACTCCGTTTCTCTTAAGTGTCAACAAGAATAGACGCTAGTGTGCCACAGTCAGCGCTTCATGCGCTCCACGCGCGTCATGTGCAATCGCTCCACCTGATCGCGGCGGTCGTCCAGGTAGCGTTCGAGGGAGAAGCGCACGCTGGGGAAGGCGAGTTCGTCCCAGGGAATGTCCTCGATCGGCACCAGCGCTGACTCGAGCGTCTCCTCCCCCACACCGTACTGACCGTCGCGCAGGGTGGCGCGGAACATGATGTGCACCTGATCCACGTGGGGCACGTTGACCACGGCGAGCATGGAGCCCATGTCCACCTCCGCCAAGGCCTCTTCCCGTACCTCGCGGGCGGCGCCTTCAGCGACCGTCTCGCTACACTCCATGAAGCCCGCCGGGGCCGTCCAGTAGCCGTGGCGGGGCTCGATGGCGCGGCGACAGAGCAGGATGCTGCCCTCCCACTCCACGACGCAGCCCACCACGTTGCGTGGGTTGATGTAGTGGATCGTGTGGCAGTTGTCGCAGACGTAGCGGGGAAGGTTGTCGCCGGGCGGGACCCGTTGGGTAACGGGATGGCCACAGTTGGTGCAGAAGTTCATAGGGCTGCGATTATCCTCCCTCGGCGCGACGGTGGCCACCGTACGGCCCTTGCCTGTTCTCTCTCTCGCGAAGCGCAGGGGCGTTGCTTGGCGAAGCCGTGCGCATCGTGTCCAATGGCGGGTCTGGCCCTCTGTAGCGTCTCCTGGGGAGTGAGCCCTCCAGCCATGTCGAACCTCCAGTACATCTACGGCAAGCGTGTGCCCAACGCGGACGAAGTGCGCACGCCGCTCACGCACCACGACGTGCTGGAGCTGGTGGCGCCGTTCTCCGCCGCCGACCGCCAGGTGGACCTGGAGGCGAGCGATCGGGCTCGGCGGCGCCTCGACTTCAAGCCCCTCGAGCATCCGGCCACCGAATCGATGCCCGCGGTCACCGAGCACCTCACCCTCGAGGCGCCGGAGCGCTCAGGGGACAGCTTCGTGCTCGAGCGCCAGCTGAGGGCCACCACCCCGGAGGGTGAACTCGTGGCGACCCTCAAGGCCACGGGCAAGCCGGTCGCCCGCCTGCTCGAGTGGGTGACGTCTGTCCCCCTGGCGCGTCACTGGCGCGAGATCGATGGCACCTGGCTCGCGCGCAGCTATCGAATTCGCTCGTCGAGCGCGCAGAGCGGCACACCGGCGCCGCAGATCGACGCGGCCCACGCGCGCTTCGCGCAGGGAGCGTTGATGACCGTGGAGCACACGCTGGCGGGATCGCCGTTGGAGGTGCGCTTGCAGGCCCTCGACGACGGCGCGCATCTGCTGCTGCCGGACGATTTTCTCTCCGTCGCTGGCCGGGCCTGGCGGCCTCTGCGCAAGACGTCCCATCGCGGCTGGCGAGGCTCCTTGCGCGTGCCGCCGAAGGAACCCGACCGGACGCGCGAGGCCGAAGCCGCCGTCGACGGCATCGTGAGTCACGTCGCGCAGACGCTCGCCGCGGGGCCTGGCGAGTATCACACGCGCCACAAGAGCGCCCGCTGGCGCGCGGCGCTGCAGCGGATCTCGCCCGCCCTGGCGTTGGTCGCCTTCATGATCATCACGCCGAGTCTGATGTTCCTGCCCACGGCGAAGAACCCCGGCTTCCTCGTGATCATCTTCCAGCTGCCCACGGTGGCGCTGATCGCCTTCTTCTCCCTGCGCGAGCTGCCCGTGCTGGAGATACCGCCGCGCCCGACACCCCTGAAGCAAACCGTGTGGTTGCAGCCGGCGGCGACGCCCCCTAACAAATAGTTCCATTAGCACCCAGGAGATCGTTGGTGCAGGCCAATCCCATGAACATCCCGGCGGTCTCGATCACCGCTGCCAAGTCGGCCCTGCTCGGTCAGTTCGCCGATCCGGTGCTGCGCCAGCGCGCGACGATGCTGTGGGGCACGCGCGGTGTCGGCAAGTCCTCGATCGTGCGCCAGGTGGCCGAGCACCATCAGGTACCGTTGGTGGACCTGCGCCTGACCAGCATCGAGCCGGTGGACATCCGCGGTGCCATCTACGCGGACGACGAGCAGCAGCGCACGGTGTGGTTTCCGCCGGAGTTCCTGCCCGACGGCTCGAACCCCGAGGGCATCCTGTTTCTCGATGAACTCACCGCCGCCGATCAGCGCCTGCAGATCAGCGCCTACTCCCTGATCCTCGATCGTCGCGTCGGCAACTACCGCCTACCGGACGGCTGGCTGGTGGTGGCCGCGGGCAACGCCGCCTTCCACGGCGCCGTGAGCCACGACATGGGCACGGCACTGGCCGATCGCATGTTCCACTTCAACGTGCAGAGCACGGTGGATGCGTTCCTCGCTTACGCCCTGGCCAACGGCCTCGCGCCACAGGTCATGGCCTATCTGAAGGTACGACCCGATCGCCTCGACGACACCGCCTCGCAGGTGGCGAACGACCACCTCGTCGGCGCCAGTCCACGGGGCTGGGAGGACGTCTCGCGGGTGCTGCAGTCGAACGCCGATCCTGAGCAGCAACGGTTGTTCGTGCAGGGACGCATCGGCGCGGCCAACGCCGCCGAGTTCTTCGGCGTGCTGCGCGAGATCGAAGCGGGCACCAACGTGCTCGAACTGCTCGCCGCCAAGGCGGGGCCCGAGACCGCCGAGCTGCTGCCGCGCACCCTCGATGCCCTGTACGGCATGATCTACGGCCTCCTGGCTGCCTGCGATGAATCGGCGCGCGTGACCCGGGCCCTGGAGATCATCGAGCAGCTGCCGGACACCAAAGCCCAGCAGCCCCTGCCCATCCGCGAGGCGCAGACGCTCACCATGGAGTTGCTGTTCGAACGGGCCCTCAACCAGGGCTTGGAGGGGGCGATCCTGGAGAGCCCCGTCTACCAGCGCTACGTGGCCCAGCGCGACGACGCCAGCGCATGACCACCACCTCGCCCGCCGGTGCCGTGCACGAGCATCGCGGCACGCGCGCGATCCAGCGCATGGTGGAATACGCCCCCGCCACCGGCAGCCTCGCCCTGTGGATCGCCCATCGCGACGATGACGACCTCGGCAAGCGCGAGCTCGAGGCGGCTACGGACGGTGAGGAGATCCGCTACGGCCCCGCCTTCGAGGGGCTCACCCTGGCGCGCCAGACGGGGCTCGTCGCGCACCAGGTGTTGCACGTGGCCCTGCGCCATCCGCAGCGGAGCGAGGCCCTGCGTCAGGTGGTCGGCGACGTCGATCCCGAGCTCTTCAACGCCTGCGCCGATGCGATCGTCAACAGTGCCCTTGGGCACCTCAGTTGGTTGGAGCTGTCACCGCGCGCCGTGCGCCTGGAGGCCTTGCTGTCCCGCGTGTTGCGCATCGATGAGCCG
Protein-coding regions in this window:
- the fdxA gene encoding ferredoxin FdxA, with translation MTFVVTESCIKCKYTDCVEVCPVDCFHEGPNFLVIDPEECIDCTLCEPECPVEAIYSEDELPDGQHQFLELNAELSKNWPVITEKKDSPDDAGEWDKVEDKLQYLER
- a CDS encoding NUDIX hydrolase, whose amino-acid sequence is MNFCTNCGHPVTQRVPPGDNLPRYVCDNCHTIHYINPRNVVGCVVEWEGSILLCRRAIEPRHGYWTAPAGFMECSETVAEGAAREVREEALAEVDMGSMLAVVNVPHVDQVHIMFRATLRDGQYGVGEETLESALVPIEDIPWDELAFPSVRFSLERYLDDRRDQVERLHMTRVERMKR
- a CDS encoding MoxR family ATPase, producing the protein MQANPMNIPAVSITAAKSALLGQFADPVLRQRATMLWGTRGVGKSSIVRQVAEHHQVPLVDLRLTSIEPVDIRGAIYADDEQQRTVWFPPEFLPDGSNPEGILFLDELTAADQRLQISAYSLILDRRVGNYRLPDGWLVVAAGNAAFHGAVSHDMGTALADRMFHFNVQSTVDAFLAYALANGLAPQVMAYLKVRPDRLDDTASQVANDHLVGASPRGWEDVSRVLQSNADPEQQRLFVQGRIGAANAAEFFGVLREIEAGTNVLELLAAKAGPETAELLPRTLDALYGMIYGLLAACDESARVTRALEIIEQLPDTKAQQPLPIREAQTLTMELLFERALNQGLEGAILESPVYQRYVAQRDDASA